Below is a window of Camelina sativa cultivar DH55 chromosome 11, Cs, whole genome shotgun sequence DNA.
GCAACCCATCTAGtagagttcttggtgttctaACTCAGCCACCGAACTGAATGAAACTCGAAGGCTATAACCATGGGATTGCAATACTGGTTTTACGAAGGAAATATGATGATATGTGGTACATACTACATCGCTTTATGCTGATCATTTAGCTTTAATATTGTTACCATTAAAGTATAGTTTGTAGTCTATGTAGAAACAGAGCTGTTCTTCCACGTTCTTGACAAACACTGAACCAAACATTAAAAGACTACTAATATGCTTGAAATGAACCCAAGGAGTGAAAACACACATATCTAGTTAAGCAAACTTCAAGCACTAACTTCTCCAATCAGTAGTAAAAGCCATGAAGTGGCCTTGAGCTGAGCTGTTCATGATACATAGACTGAAGTGGCCTTGAGCTGAACTGCTCATGATTCATAGACTGAAGTGGCCTTGAGCTGAACTGCTCATGATTCATAGACTGAAGTGGTCTTGAGCTGAACTGTTGTTCATGAGTCATTGACTGAGGAACAAGAGATGGACCGTTCATCATCTGCCCACGGAAAGCTCtctcattcatcatcatattattCACTCTTCCTCCACTCTGCATATTCATTGCTTCTGCTGCAGGGTATGCATTAGAATATCCAAGATCCATGTCCATCATCAGATTTGGTTTCACCTCTTCATAGCTGTTGTGTCTTTGTGGTATTTCTCCGAATAGCTCTTGGAAATCTTCAGGTGAATTGCTCAGATCAAAGTAATCAGCATCGTTCATCATCACAGGTttcatgttcatcatcatcatctcttcatCACTCTGATTATGACTCTGCCTTTCATAACTTGGGACATTGTTGAGATTTCTTCCGAAGTTGTATTGTGTGTTCCCCAATCTTCTGTTCTCTTCGTTAAGACCAGCATGATGGTAAGGGGTCAAGAACATGGGCTGAGCATGTTTCCCTATTCTGCTCAACTTCTTGACCAAAATCTCTGGATCTAAGTTACCTCTAACAATCACTACTTGCTGATCTGTGTCTATATCAACAGAGTAAACACCTGAAACCAAGAACCATGggaaaaaaactcataaaaaacaTTACTTGGACCAACCTATAAGATTAAAGATCCTATGTTCTGTTTTTTCGCACCTTCAACTTTTCTCAGTGTTTTCTTCACTTTCCTCTTACATCCTTGGCAGTTGATGTTAACCTGGAGAAAATATGTCtgtcacaaaaccaaaaacgatGTTACAATGTtggaaagtaaaaaaagaagaatgtttGTGTCTAAACCAAAGAGAGAAGTGATGTTTTTACAGTACCTTCATAGGTTCATAGATGTTTCTTGGCATTCTTGATTTCTGGACTTCACTTGTGTTTTTGGGACTCTAAACAAGACAATGTGGTTGTATATAAGTAGAGAAGTAATAATGAGAGATATAGATACATAGAATATAtggagagagagacaaagattCTGGTGGCCATTGAAATCTCGATCTTGTCAGCTTTTTGAGCAGGTAAGTCTCAGAGGACAACACACCAGTTTCTTGTGATGAAGATGGTTTGTGTTGGTCAACTATCACTGGCTCCTCTAAGTGTTAAATTTCATGTGAGAATTGTAAAAGAtaataagaaaaagtaaaaataaatatgggGAATAACCGAATAAGTATGGAGGAGGACCACTTGTAAGAAACTGGCACTGCAAAGTTGAAAATTTCAGAGCTTTTGAGTATTTATGTTGTTTTAGGTTATAACTTCTTTATCAAGCATAGGTCTGCGTTGTGGCTACACACTCTAGTCTCTGTCGACTCTCTTCAGAGCTTCTtcagtttttaaatttattgagAACGACTTTATTAATTCGaactttcttattctttttcttattacaaagaaaattaaCTAGTTATATATTCCGTAagataattttcaaaatttatagtatagattcctttaaataattttatcagCGCATGAACTAATTAAGCctgaatatatattaaaaaaaatcagacagaGTTGACAATTAGGTTTTAGTTTGGATTCATTTTTCAAAACCCCAATAAATTGAAATATCTGCTGAACTTAACCATAGCAAATAGAAGAGAAAGTGCCAAAGGCTAAACCAAGCCAAAAATTTATGTCAATTTTGGTCCATATATTTCGCACTAAATAACCTgacaaccattttttttacaGCAATAATTTGACAACCAATAAACCTAAAATGTtagtgtttatattttattaaaaagctATACAGTACCGTAATCATAAATAAGGGCTGTATATTTGGGTATCTCAACaatacaatattaatttttttaattttattgagtatgtatagttttatttttgtaaaccaaaCTGATAAATAGAAATATGACATGTGTGCTCATAGTTTCTAATGGGGTTCTCGCAATATGTAGTTTGAGAAACGTTGTTTCACGTTTTTCTTCCTCACTCCTACtttctgatatttttattattttattggtttatataCGCTGTGAACAAACTCCGGATGAAGTTTGTCTTACTCTTATGTGTGATTTAAACGAGTACTGTACTAATAtcatttaaacttttaaaaaaaaaatcttagaagATAGATTGAATGACTATAAAATGAAGTGTAACAACACAAAGACGCAACATCACTAAATTAATAACAATGACATTAAAGGATGTATGTGTGTTATGATGATACACGACCTATAGGGGCAATCTGAAGAAAGTTGCAGGAGAGATGAAATTTCTTGGGTGGTAAGGGAGATATGTGAGCTCAAAAGTTATGCTTTAGAGGTAAAACGTATCTGCCCATTTACACTATATGCtgcttttgaatttttgaatcaGTCACCTGATTATTGTATTACTCGTCCTTATTAATTACAAGGGATTTCATAAGTCTTCATTACAAAATTTTGCCCACAAAAACCTACGCAACTACACATTAGgaatatatattcattacaATCTATTATCCGACTATAGTTCAAGACTacaaatattacaattttacaCTGGTGTTTgttcaattttataataattaatttcgtTACATTAACTGTCCAAATAAAAAGTGTACAACTGTTGACAGAACCatcaaaaccgtaaaatttaGAGAACCTTTTAACACTTGCTAGTGTTGAGTCCACAAACGAATATTTGAtaagaaaacgaagaaaaatcaaagtcaGAAAATTGTGCCTAATTAATCTAATTACACTGCAAGCATGTTGATTCTTTTGTATGAGTTAAtggtatattattttattaaaatattttacatgtatTTACAATATCTTTTcatgtattgttttgtttaatttctaacttcctcttttatttttttgttatgctttttgtttttaatatcgTATTTCACTTTAGATATATATCCATTATTGTGATCCTTACAATGTCACATCTcttctacacaaaaaaaaacgactGAAAATAAGGTTAGatgaacaaaatttaaaattttgaaacaaatgTTTATATACACTTTAGGTGACTAAAAGTTGTTTATACAATttaattgtaaagaaaaagtgCTCATATATTATATCTCTTAAGTCTTAAGGTTCAGAAGTATATCTCTCTTATAAATTCATTCCTCACATTTTATTGCATGACGAAGAATTGGAGATGAAGATTTCGTCTAGAAATTGACCAAAAATAGAAGGGAGAAGTGTATAGAAGGtcattttaatatgtttttacattTCTGTTGAGAACGTCTAACTggtgtcataaaaaaaaaaaaaaaaattatgtcttaaaaataagagagaagcTCTTTAAGATGAGTGTcttaaaaataagagagaagcTCTTTAAGAGTCTTCACTAAGACTTCCtataaaaaacaatatctataataataattaacataaattttttttatggaacACTCTTTTATGGATGTTAGTGAACATATCTATcaccatctttgtttttttaacccTTTTGTCGTTATTACTATATATAAGCTTTGACCTGATAAAATAACTTCCCCTAAGATATATCTAGTTTATAAACTCaaagttatatgtatatataaactcaaaattttagaaatattaaataaatataataaatagtgTTATGattcatcaaaatattttctataagatgctgttagaatttattttatcatctaTTTCCTcgcaaccaattttttttataatcaaaatttctaatgttatataacaaaaaaaatatttcttacgTTCTTGTATAGTATGAGATTAAGGCCCCAATTGGTAACGACTGTTATTTGTGTCTGTAGAGACTTTGACTGCAAAAATTTGGTTGTAAAGAATTTGGCTGCAGAAACTTTAGCTGTAAATACTTTgactgttaaaatctgattgttaaaaaaaaattttttaagCTAtgactataattttttataattatatatcattttttatatatatatatatatatatatatatatatcatgataAATATTAATCTGTATGTCACATAgtgacaaaataataattttattaataacaaaattttatagaaATACAATGGTgatgttataaataataaatttgtgaagAGAACTGTATgtcaaaagaaaggaaaaaatgcTGATaattaatctacaaaaaaaaagagatttgtgcataagtatatgtaaatttataaagagtttttaattctgatagggaaagaaaaaaatagttttttaaattttattggttttacaatgtcattttaaggcttaaaaaaaagaagagaagtaaagaaagaatatattaaAGCGACtgtcaaaacttaaaaataaaactaaaaagtcaTAAAAGTCTGATtggcaaataattttttttttaaagatttttaaatgtttttaaagctTGAAAAGCCTTCGGACCTAAATACTGATGATTTGACATTTGGACGAGATATTTTTACgtttcattttcattataattattCAATAGTTATAGTAATGATACTAATATTCATGAGCTAGGCCGAAGAAGGGGCAGGTTGTGGCACCCCATAAGTGTTGATGTCACAATCGTGTATTATTGTCGATTTGGTGCCCCTCAAGACCCCTTCTATGCTCACGCTGGTAGACAATTGTACCATGATTGTTTTAGTATTGGCTAATCGAGACACGCAAGCTGGATGAAGGACAAACCAATATACTGACGGCTCAATTTCAGCGAGAAATAGAGCTCCTAGACTCGAAGTTTCTAGGGATGCAATGTAACTGCAAGTTCGGACCTTGTCTCGAGTAAAGAAAGCTAACAATTTTGCTATGAGAAAACTTCTATTAGGAGATTTGTGGCTTAACACCACTGGAGTACCTTACCAATCAGTACTTTGACTATATTACCGTCATGTGATGTTAAtgaacataaatataatttttaataccAAACCTAAACTACTATAATTTTTTCGTAATTATTTAATAGATGTTTCTTGGTTCAAAAAGTTAAGGTTGAAAAACGTAAGGGACCATTCCTATTATAACTGAAATAAAAACGTTTAAAACATCACATATAACTGATTAAATAAAGTACTAAACTCTCCTTTGATCAACACATCATCATTAGAGGGCATcaattttttacaaatgttcagattataaaatcatatttaaataggttaagttaaaactaaaataatttaaaaatcataaagacataaaaatcaataaaaattgtatTGAACTATACTTTTAAACACATATAAGtctaagaagaaaataaaagggacTCTAAACCTATAAtcactttaaacaaaattattttgagTTTACGTAACATATTGTTAGAAAAGTAAACTGACAAAAAtgagcaaaacatatgtaaattataagaaaaacatatgcAGAGTATAAGCAGAAAAGTAAGGtttattcttaagtgtattttTAGTGGCATGACATAGCTCTTCCATTTCCATGTAACCAATTTGTTAGTTTATGAAAGTAttagtattttagaaaaaaaaattggtaaaaatttacaattcttttttgaaaaaatttcatttGGGTTTTCATCTTCCcttatgggttttttttttgttagtaaaaTTCATTAGTTATTGTAAGTGTAGTTTTAGAAACCCAAAACTGAAATACATCTTAAGAAATTATACTAGTCATGGAACAAGAAAtagtttttaattcttttatgtTCATTAGAATTTTGGAATAATCTTTATGTGTTATAAAgtatacacaaatataaaaagtaaaGTATTATATTGATAATACAAAACACGTTTACACATATAAATAACCATGTCTaagtaaattataaatcaagctTAATGAAACGGTCTAAACTAAATTTCCAAATAATTCCCTCATATGGTGAAAATTTGATGGAATTTCTGATCGCTCAAAGTTTTTTATAGTATCTTGATTTCTCCTAAAGTAAAATCCGTTTATATGTGTGTTCATTCTCTAATGGACTGTGGTTTCTCTGATTCTTACGAGGCATCATGGATCCAGACCAATAGTATTAGTCTAAACAGAAACGAAAATACGAAACTTTTATGAGATATCATGACTTAAAGAATAGAATGCGTGTCTAGCGGCTATTGCACCCACTAGGCATTTAGAGGCTCTTATTAGGATAAAGAGAGTTTTAGATAATGATTTAGACTTCTCTATTTAGGACGAAAATATGCCTAGGTATAGGTTACAAAAGAGGTTTCGTCGTATTAAAGAACTTCAGGCATTGATAAACATTCTTTTGAAAAAACATAACTGCCTTAGAGAGTGCGAATCCATTGACGTTTGGATTGgcaaaggaaaataaagaagtTGCAACTGGTGctgaaaagtacaaatataaccTAACCATTGCGTTTCAATATTTCTTTATCATGTATGGCAGTCCGCCTGTGAAAGATGCATGGTACAATTATTTTCAAACATAGTATAAGTGTATTCATGAAAATATTATTCGAATCTACAAAGAGAAGTATGTACATGAAAAGTCTTCTACAAGTATTTAGGTATATAGATTTATATGATTGCAGAGTTGatgagaacaaaaacaaaaattgaagagGAATTCAACAAATATGGCGTGGACACATATACATGTAAACACATAAGtacttatattattttaatcaaagtGAAACGTCATTACAATTTTTCTACTAATTCATCAAATCTTAGAAGAATTCAAAAGAATATCcggaaaaatgtcaaaaaaatcccGAACTTTTAAATTGTGGCCAAAAAATTATCAACTTCTGAAATGTCATTTGAATCACcaagtttttgttgatttttcttaaaaatagcTAACTTTTATTGACTAGGCCATTTAAGGCACGACGTTAAATTTTCAGTTACACAACAATGACGGAGTTAAATTCCGTCAAAAATAATTTGAGTCCAACAAGGATCGAAGTACCTACctttaaaacacaaaacaagctCTCTACCATTAAGCCACAATTACATTTCTATATAtctttacaaacaaaaatatatttatacgtAAACAATCGGTTATATGTAATGTatccataatatatatgtaatcatatcataaatttttatatatatatatatatttatatattaacgTTTTAGAATataatagatataaaatataaagagcaaaaactaatataaaaattttctttgctatatatatatatattttttattaaatagtaaataaaatttataattcatagtgtgcatatatttaaattaatatcttaTTCATCAGGATAAAGagtgtaaattttaaatatggccttttgcatatatataccaAAGAAGACGTATTGATCATAcattttatttggtatttgtaaaatatttattttttactctttatattatatatagattatacactaaaatttaatatatatatatataaagagtaatgatataataacatatattttataaatatattacatacatattacattatttttggttttgctatttttaattgattgtctacatatatatatatatatacatctctGATTGGTGTAATATTAGAATGTTATTGTGGCTAGAGAGCTTGTTATGAGTCTTAAAGGTATGCAGTTCAATTCTTGTTgggctcatttttttttgtcttattcttctaatgaaaacgacgtcgttttggtttCTGACGGAGTTAACTTCTGTCATCGTTTTAACGTCGTGTCTTAAATGGCCTAATCAACGAAAGTtagctatttaaaaaaaaaaaccaacaaaaacttggtgatttaaatgacatttgagaagttgatgatttttttggccacaatttgaaagttgtggatttttttgacatttttcccgtATCAGTCCGTTTCTTATATGGTTAAATGGAGGGCCTAGATGCTCTTGTCTCGGAGGTCTTCTTTTTAAGAATGGTAAATCTATactgctttttcttttcctaagcACTATTATTATCAATGACTTGTTGTATAAAGTGgctaaaaaaaaatagggagTTTGAGGTTCGATGTTTACAATGGAAGTGTTCCTTCTTTGGTCTCTATTACTTATTCATGGAAAAAGGTAGCCGAAAGCATGTTCCTATATAGGTCTATCACAAAACCAATGATATattcttctttattattttccAGATTTTGTATCAACTTCTCAGATGGCAAACATAATATTTCTTGGATCAGCCTACTGGATCTGGCTTCTCCTACTCAAGAACTCCAATTGATAAAACTAGTGATACAAGTGAACTTAATTAAGAGGAGCCCAGAGTTTCTATTAGTTAAAATAACTTGtgttttttataatcatttttctttgtgCCGGTAATGCTCTTGGTCTAAAGTTATTGACTAATACTATACTTCCGATACCCATTCCAGCATTACGTAGTAATAACCATATTTGTTAGCTACACTCCTTCAAACCCTCCCATCTAATTTACTTTCCAAGTGATATAATCTTTACACGTACTAATTTTTTATTCGAACCAAGTATAAATGAAACGGTTTAGGTTTTTATTGGGCCCAAATCCTGAGAGGGGGAGGAGTGTTTTAGCACATTCCTAAGTCTCACACATTTGGTTATAATAAGTTGAGAATGATTTTGCTACAGAAAGAGAAACCATTTTCAAGGGGTATAGTACCACTTAAGTCAACATGGAAAGAAAAAGGGGTAACTGTTGTTTCAGATGGTTGGGGTGATCTTACTAGAAAACCTATCATTAATttcattagtatttttagaaATGATTCTTTGTTTGTCAGGGCTATAGAATTTTTTAGCAAAGTAAAAGAtaaattctttatttataatttgatgAAAGAAATTATAAATGAAGTTGATCGTCAAAATTGTATGCAAATCATCGATGGCAGAGCAACAATTTGTAAGGCGACTAACGAGATTATTAAGTGCTTATTCTCACATCTATCGAACATCTTGTGTTGTTCACATTGTTttgaacaatatatatgtaGCAATGAATAAGGAAGCAAATGAAGAGTGCAATTGGATAACAATAGTTCATGACATGCTCTCGCAATCAAAAATTTTACAGTGGTTGATATTCGTTTTGCTTCCATTATTGTGATGCTTAAAGACTGAAACTTATCAAAACCAGCCTCCAATCAATTACTTATAGAGATGATGGCGTAGGGAAAGCAAACTTTGTTAAGGAGAAGATTTTGTATGATGATCGGTGGAATAATgtgttttatattattgatttcaCAAGacctatatatatgatatgattagaATGTGTTACACTTATAAGCAATGCCTTAACTTGGTATAAGAGATGTGGGATTCCATGATTGAGATGATCAATTGCCTAAATTTAGCATTTGCTATGATGTTGTTTATGATATTATAGTGGCTAGTTGAGCAAAAAATAACACTCCCCTACATTCTTTGTTACCTTTGGgaatttttattctttatcCAACAAGCCGGTAGGATACCATAAACAACGTCATAAAAGACGTTAAATTCAGACACTTAacgtttctatttttttgtatatcactTCACCCTTTCAATCATGGGATCATCTCATATACCAAGTGAAAGACATGGCTTATCAGTGCTATAATATCTAATCATATCCTATATAGGTCTTGTGAAATTAATATAAGATATGTTATCTCACCAATCATCATCCTAGATCTTCTCCTTAACAAAGCTTTCTTTCCCTACATCATCATCTCTATATGTATACCACTTCTAACTTATTACGAAGGATTGGAGGATGGTTTTGATAAGTTTCGTTTTGATAAGTTCCCTCTTTTAATCATCACAATAATAAAAGCAAAACGACTATCAACCATTGAAAGCAATTTAAGAGGAGAAACTTACTAAAGATTCCTAGTCTAATGTTGTGgtgcattaaaaaaattttggattgCAAGAACATCCCCATGAACTGTTGTTTCCAACTGTCGTTCAACGTTTTCATTCACTCGTACTTTCTTTGGTCCCCTCCCAAGCAAAGAGAGAGGTGTATATTACCTTTTATTCCAAGCAAAGTGAGCTTTAACAGTAGAATACGAACTTCATCGACACTACACTAAAAAAATTACACTTGAATTTCCAAGTTTCTCATGTTATTCCTAGTTTCTCTACTTGAGTCACATAATTCCACAGTCGAACTTCATAACTTTAATTTGAAGAATTAGTAGATTCATTACTAGCGGTACTACCAAAATTCTCTTTCCTTGAGAATTCATCAGATCAAACAACATAACATTAACTTAAAATTGagcaaaaacgaaaaagaaCGATAAGTAAACAAACGATCACATGACCATCGACAACGATGAGTATCTATGGACTATGGggttgttatatattaatttattaatcttaatCTACGCTACActaaaacaataatcaaaagtcaaaagagaaaagagaaaagagaaaaagagcgATTAGAATTTATAGGCACGTACTTGTTCTGGTTAGTGGTGAGTCACGTCTAAGAAGAGATGAAATCGTGAACGAAAGTGGAGGCGTCAATGACACACACGTGAAGAGAAGAGGTCGGTGAAGAATAGAAGGCAATGAGttgagtatatataaaaaccCTAGAACATGCCTTTAATTCCTTTTTCGTTTGagttttttaatagaaatatataGTCAAATTGCATATATTCTAAAACTGATCAGACACTTTTATTTATCTTCAAAACGTCTCAGAAACGTCCCCGTATCTcgtttcctctgtttccattttttgctttttctgaaACGTCTGGGAAACGTTTCTGAGACGAATCCAGGACATGAGACGGCTGCCAAAAGACGTAACCTCGTGCTTCATAGCTCTCCATTGCTCTGCAACCAATGCCTAATACATAGAGCCATAATAAATGTCTAACTTTTGACCTTTACAAACCTCACGCCTCGACTTAGTTTTAGGTTTGGTTCCATACAATACAATCTCTGGTCACTTGGTTTTAGAATGTTTTGCACTCTATCGGCTAGTAACTGAATTTCACCGTATACTTCCTAGGTATCGAGATCTTTTTGAAAAACTTAAAGTTAGTGTTTTGTTGGTCAATTCCAAATGCAAAACCAAACGAGTTACAATTAAAACTGTAATGAAGTTACAATCGTCATCAAGACCCAACAAAAATCTAGtctaaaattaactaaaaactGATCTTAGTTCATCAGGTCAAAACTTATATGTTAAATAAAACTGACCAACATGATAGAGTTTCCATAggaatataaaaaacaaaaaaaataaaaggtctCCATCTATGTCACCACCCCCAACCTTATTACTCTTGCTACCACTCCTTGATAAAAAGCTTCATCTCCAACATTTCACCACGCAATAAACTGTTAGGGATCAACATGGAATTATCTAGAGAGGTTTCAAAATTCACTTCATGAACCCTCTTCACCTCAGGTGATTTGTAAATCACAGCGTGTCCATCCACAGTGTAAGAGAGATGATACGAGAACCGTCCTATTTCTGGAACAGATGGCGCAATGCAGCTTAGAGTCACATACACACCGTATGGCTCCTTAAAACACTGCAACGCAAACATAAGACTCTTCGCGTACTCTGTCCTAATCAACATTTTTTCGCTGATGTTCATCCGAACAATAAAGGAAACGTTACAGCTGAACTTACTACTCTGGTATATTTCCATATCCATGTGGGTGATAATATAATGAAGGTATAGATCCTTGTATGAGCTAGTGTAATCGCAATCCAATGCAGGGCATGAGCATCGAGAGAAGACGCATTTCTTCTCATGATTTGATTCTTTCCCGTGAAATACATTCTTGGTGCAACCCAACTTAGCGTTCTGACATGGGATCAAGATCGATTCAAGAACCGTCTCCATTGCTCTGCAGCGGTTGTGACCAACAGGC
It encodes the following:
- the LOC104724148 gene encoding uncharacterized protein LOC104724148; translated protein: MPRNIYEPMKTYFLQVNINCQGCKRKVKKTLRKVEGVYSVDIDTDQQVVIVRGNLDPEILVKKLSRIGKHAQPMFLTPYHHAGLNEENRRLGNTQYNFGRNLNNVPSYERQSHNQSDEEMMMMNMKPVMMNDADYFDLSNSPEDFQELFGEIPQRHNSYEEVKPNLMMDMDLGYSNAYPAAEAMNMQSGGRVNNMMMNERAFRGQMMNGPSLVPQSMTHEQQFSSRPLQSMNHEQFSSRPLHGFYY
- the LOC104728268 gene encoding E3 ubiquitin-protein ligase SINA-like 7 — encoded protein: MVGASISKASGQGNGSHTILPQKRQLSSLSPSDRTDREGKKRLTMLMDLEILDCPICCEAFTTPIFQCDNGHLACASCCPKLRNKCPVCALPVGHNRCRAMETVLESILIPCQNAKLGCTKNVFHGKESNHEKKCVFSRCSCPALDCDYTSSYKDLYLHYIITHMDMEIYQSSKFSCNVSFIVRMNISEKMLIRTEYAKSLMFALQCFKEPYGVYVTLSCIAPSVPEIGRFSYHLSYTVDGHAVIYKSPEVKRVHEVNFETSLDNSMLIPNSLLRGEMLEMKLFIKEW